Proteins encoded by one window of uncultured Methanobrevibacter sp.:
- a CDS encoding KEOPS complex subunit Pcc1 — MKIKGKLQLKYKNSKTAKTVYESLEVDNLGFLDSKLEKNIITYNLDNDSLGSFLSTTDDLIASEIVVEKILETTKKE, encoded by the coding sequence TCAAATATAAAAACTCCAAAACTGCTAAAACTGTTTATGAATCTCTAGAAGTAGACAATTTAGGATTTTTAGATTCAAAATTAGAAAAAAATATAATCACATATAACTTAGACAATGACTCTCTTGGAAGTTTTTTATCAACAACAGATGATTTAATAGCATCTGAAATAGTTGTGGAAAAAATTCTTGAAACTACTAAAAAAGAATGA